The window AACTACTGCTCTTTCCCTGCTGCCACCAAGTCACCCCAAGTGCATTCGAGATTCACTTTCACCTGTAACCCACCGGCATAGCAGAGGAAGGTATTGCTGCTGGAGGTGTAACAGacgttaacactgcttttacaaTAACTGCTAAAGACCTCCCTCATCCATGATGGCCTAGCTTGTGGAATTCGTGAAGCTGCCAAAGCCTTAGACAAGCACCAAGCCCATTTTGTGTGCTTGCACCTAACTGTGATGAGTCCTGTGTATCTCAAGCTGGTGGAGGCCCTTTGTGCTGAACACCAAATCAACCTCATTAAGGTTGATGACAACAAGAAACTTGGGGAATGGGTAGGCTTCTGTAAAACCCACTCTATAAAACTCCATGAAGTGGCTGGTTGCAGCTGTGCAGTGGTTAAGGACTATGGCAAAAAAACTCAAGCCAAGGATGTCAACAAAGAGTACTTCAAAtgcaagaaatgaacaaaaaaattttttttggctcactttcaaaaaacaaaaaaggttaaATGTTAAATACTGTACGATTCAATTTATATGATGTACTTAATAAAAAATCTTTAGGAGTTGGGGCGGGCACTATGGcaaagcaagtaaagccactaaggatgccagtttgtgtctcagatgcttcacttttgattcagctccctgctaatggcctggaaaaagcagtacaagaaagcccaagtgtttgggcccttgccaaccacataggagatccagatgaagctcctggctccaggcttcagcctggcccagtgctggacattgcagccacctggggagtgaaccagcagatagaagatctctctgtaaatctttcaaaataaatcaatcttttaaagattgatttatttatttgaaagtcagagttatacagagagaagagaggcagagagagagagagagattctcatccgctggttcactccccaattgagtGACTATAATATCACTAAACTGTACTGTAcaattaaaatattcaagaaggtgggttttatgtatattttaccacaataaaaaaaacacttggggaaaaaaataaatctatataaacTTTCCAGAGTAATTTCACAGTAAATATTAATAACTAACCGTTTGTTTTACCCTAATAATTTTCCTTCTAGAAATTTATCCTAAAGAAGCAATAAATGTCAGAGAAACTTATCATGTGCAACTGATTTATGACAGAAGCATTAGACATCTTTCAGAAAATCATGCTGGACAACTGGCATAGAAAAAGACATTGGAACTCTATTTCACACTTTATAATCAATACTCATTTAATTATATACCTAATGTAGAAGGCAATACAATAAAACTTTAAgaaggggctagtgttgtggcatagcaggtaagggtGCCGCCTGTCAACTCTgatatctcatatgggtaccagtttgtgtcctggctgctccacttccaatactgctccctgctaatgacctgggaaaagcagcaaaacataGTCCAGTGTTTGGacccccacacccatatgggagacctggatgaactcctggcattcctggcttcagcctgacccaacactagcagttgcagccatctggggagtaaccagtgcatgaaacatttctctgactttcaaaataaataatttattttaaaaaatacaggagGACATCTTCAGCATCTTGGGTagggaagaattttttaaaactaaaagcaAGGGACATGTACTTAGCATGGTGACTGGGACATCACCTGGGATgtccaaatcccatatcagagtatctggctGAAGTCCTGGATCTTCTGCTTCCTTAGCAGAAAGCTACCACACACCCTCAGAAGCAGCACATTATGGTTAAAGaatctgggaccctgccacccacatgggaaacccacactgagttctgggctcttggattCCATCTGGtctacccctggctgttgtgggcaatttggaagtgaactagcagatccaATGTTGGATGCTCACATCTTAACGACtaagccaaacactcaccccattTAGTGTATTTCGTTAAAACTGAGATGCTATAAAGACTGAATACAAAGAGAAATGACATTCATTAACTTTGCTCATacttttgagataattatatattaatgaaagaagaatagaaagggaaagagagggaagactGATTCAAATACCTTCACTTTGTTAAAGAAACACTCaaattgccggcgccgcagctcaatagactaatcctctgcctagcggcgccggcacaccgggttctagtcccggtcagggcgctggattctgtcccggttgcccctcttccaggccagctctctgctgtggccagggagtgcagtggaggatggtccaagtacttgggccctgcacccacatgggagaccaggataagtacctggcttctgccatcggatcagcgcggtgcgccggccacagcacgccggctgtggcggccattggagggtgaaccaacggcaaaggaagacctttctctctgtctctctctctcactgtccactctgccggtcaaaaaaaaacactcaaattaCTATTTCAGCACTAATTTATAGGATCAAGCATGAGCTAGTAAATTGGTAAATTAGAAAAACTATCGCCTTCTCTTCCTCGGCGCTGCCTCCGGAGGTGGCTGCCCTCTCCTCGGCACCATGGCCACCCTCAGACCCCTGGTGAAGCCCAAGATCGTCAAAAAGAGGACCAAGAAGTTCATCCGCCACCAGTCGGACCACTATGTCAAGATTAAGCGTAACTGGCGGAAACCCAGAGGTATTGACAACAGGGTGCAGAGAAGATTCAAGGGCCAGATCTTGATGCCCAACATTGACTATGGGAGCAACAAGAAGACCAAGCACGTGCTGCCCAGCGGCTTCCGGAAGTTCCTGGTCCACAACGTCAAGGAGCTGGAGGTGCTGCTGATGTGCAACAAATCCTACTGTGCAGAGATTGCTCACAACGTCTCCTCCAAGAACCGCAAAGCCATTGTGGAGAAAGCGGCCCAGCTGGCCATCAGGGTCACCAACCCCAACGCCAGGCTGCGCAGTGAAGAAAATGAGTAGGTGGCTCGGGTGcgcattttatttgtgtttaaataaaaccttgaaaactggttaaaaaaaagaaaaactatccaTCTTACAAAATAAGCAAGGAACAACTACTGTCTTGACACTCTGATATGCACAATTAGTGCCATATTCTTATAGATAAAAAAAAGCCAGAAGGCTAATAAGAAACACGGGGATATAAAGCAGCAATCTTGGTTTTGATACTTTCTTCTCATAACCTTGATATGAAATTATCTATTTAGAAACTACTTCTGAAAATTactattctccctctctctctctctctctctctctctctctgcctctcctctctctgtgtaactctgactttcaaataaataaataaaaatctttttaaaagggggggggaggggcagcactgtggtataggggataaagctgccacctgcagtgcaggcatcccatatgggtgccggtttgagtcccggcagctccacttccaatccagctctctgttatggcctggggaagcagtggaacatgacccaagaccttgggtccctgctcccacatgggagactgggaggagactcttggctcctggcttcagatgggcacagctctggccgctgtggccagttggggagtgaaccagcagatggaagatatctctttctctctctacctctcctctctctgtgtaaccctttcaaataaataaataaaaatctttaaaaaaattactctttAGGGGAAAAATTCAGATTAGTCCCTTCCACTAAAGTTTGTTCCGAAATTCCCATCGACCTCAGTTCTCAGTACACAAAAGTAACAAGTAAAAGTAATTAACAAGGAAAGCCTCAACTTCTACCAAAAAGTTTCAAAGTTTGAAATTCTTCCAGAACTATTATAAAAGAGTGCACTAGTATTTCCAATGTCACATTATTCAAAATTGTTCAGGAAGGATTCACCAACataagaaaagtaaaagaaatcaaataattaaaagagaaaaaatctcaagagaacagaaggaaaaagaaaaacaagagataAATGGCTAAATGGATagacatataaacaaatataGCAAAATATGACCAACTATAGGTTGTAGGTAGTTATTAAATGTATATTCACTGTTCAAGCTTTTCAGTCTTCCTACAGAATTGAAAATTTTCATAATgaatgctgggggtggggaataCACAAGAGTGTTCAATTGGGTTAAGGAATTTCAGGTTTAACAACAAAAGCTTTCCTTCATTCAAACAGTAATTGCAAAATATAATGGGAGAaatgtttaaaacagaaaatgaagaggtacaatatcaaagcaaaaatttaaCAAGGTAATATAGaacctatatattttttatacaaggaaaagttttaaaactttaaaagacaACTGTgctttacttgtttgtttttatttgagaggcagagagagagggaatctcccTCCgttggcttactctccaaatgcatgaACAGCAGGAGGAATTGGGTCATGTTGAAGCCAAGAGCGAGGAactactccaggtctcccacatgcgtgcaaggacccaactacctgagccatcacagctccctcccagggtgtgcattagcaggaagctggaatcaggagcagagccaagactcaaatgcaggtactccaatacaggatgtatCCTAAGCAGCCTTTGAACTTTTGCACCAAATGTCATCCCTTAGAGacaacagtgtttttgttttgaagatttatttgggggggggggggagcagtgctgtggtacagcaggtaaagccaccatctgcagtgccagcatcccatatgggcaccagtttgagtcccagctgctccattactgatccagctctctgctatagcctaggaaagcagtagaaaatggcccaaacccttgggcccttgcacctgcatgggagaccaggaagaagctcctgactcacggctttggactggcccagctccagctgttgcagccagctggggagtgaaccagcgattgaagacctctccttctctctgtgtaactctgactttcaaataaaataaataaatcttttaaaaaaagatttgtttacttgaaaggcaaagtggcagaaagagagatagagacaaagataccttccctccactgattcacttaaCAAAAGGTCCCAGTGGTCAGGGcggagccagaccaaagccagaacccgtctcccacgtgagtgggcaggggtgcaagtacttgggtcaacttctgctgcctctgcatgtgtattagcaggcagttggatcggaagaagagcagacaGGACCTGAAACCGGTGCTCcaaaataggatgctggcatcacaggctgcagcttaactggctatgccacaccTGCCTTGAAAATTGTTTATATTGAGGTTTTGGAGCAAATTAGTGTTTGTTCAATTGCCATAAAATCTGAagtccttcatttatttttaattcttgttttctaataaattcattttccagttctataACATCGCTAAGagtcagaaaaaattaaataaagaaaagtaatCTACACAGTGAACATAGGACTCAAATCCTACAAATTGTTAAGGAAAATATAAGTAATCCATTTCTTACTTGGCCAGAGAATTAATGTATGAACCACACAAACATTATACTCAACCACTGATGTTCAACTGGAAGTGATTTTTGTCTTCAGGAGTTATCTAAGGTGGAAGGGTGTTATTGGCATCCAATGAGTGGATGCCAAGGATGCTGCTACACATGCTACAATGCACAAAATAGctctccacaaaaaaaaaaaaagaatcataggaTCGGATCCTAAGTGTCCATAGTGCCAAGAATGAGAAATCCTATGCTAAATGAAAAAAGCCACACATGTAAGAATATATACTATGTTTCCCTTTGTAATAGATTTCTAGAAAAGACATAATAATAGAGATAGAATGCAAATCAGAGCAGGATGGTCATCTTGGCTGGGTATGGGAACAGGGGCTGGGTGCAAAATGGGCACAAAAGAAAAAGTATGACTGTGGCGATGGTTGCAATTTATGAAAACTCATAAAATGGAACACACTTAAAATGGGTCAATTTTGTGGCgtataaattatatctcaataaagctatttttaaaagtggGGCTTACATGGGGATTCCACAAACATCAAAATAtccaataaacacataaaaaggtACTGAACTTCATTtgtcatcaggaaaatgtaagTAAATCCACTCAAACTCAACAGAGTGACTaacataaaacattaaagaaaactaactggggccggcactgtgacacagaggctagagctgccacctgaagtgctggcatcccatatgggcgccagtgccAGTTCTGGcgactccacttcccatccagctctctgctatggcctgggaaagaagtagaagatggcccaagtccttgggcccctgcacccgcgtaggaaatcccaaagaagctcctggctcctggcttcagatcggtgcagctccagcctttgtggaaaattgggaagtgaaccagtggatggaatctctctcactctctccctgcctctctctctctccctgcctctctctctctccctgcctctctctctctccctgcctctctctctctccctgcctctctctctctccctctctctctcccaccctgtctctctctccctctccctgtctctctctccctctccctgcctctctctctccctgcctctctccctctgtctccctgcctctctccctctctctccctgcctctctccctctctctccctctctccctctctctccctgcctctctctctttcccttcctctctctctctccctgcctctctctctctctgcctctctgtaactctgcctttcaaataaataaataaatcttgaaaaacaaaaagttaacaCCAATAACAACAGCAAGTGCCAATGAGTATATGAAGTAACTGGGAAAATACCCTGCTGTCGTTTGATTGTGTACCTCAAATTTCACGCGCTGAAAACAGTCCCCAAATTCATGTTAATGGTATCTGGAGGTAGAACTTTAGAAAGGAGATTAGGTCATAAGGATTCTGTTCATTGGAAATCTATTCATGGATTAGTGGCATTGTTATAAAAGCAAGCTCTCTCTGGCACACATGCTCTGTCTCACCATGTGATGCCCATGTAATGATACAAAAGGTCCTCATCAAATGTTGAGCAGATGTCAATGACACAGTCTCAGACTTTCCAGCCTCCATAACTGTCAGCCAAATAAATCTCATTCTTGGCGCCATcaagtggcacagcaggataagccactgtctgcagtgccagcatcccatatgggcgctggttcaagccctggctactctactcccaattcagctccctgctaatggcctaggaaagcagcaagagatggcccatatccttgggcctctgcaccagcatgggagacctggaagaagctcctggcttcagcctggccattgcagcctctggggagtgaaccagcagatggaagatctgtctctccctatctctctgtaactctgcctttcaaataatacatatatttttttttaaatctctattctttataaattaccctgtTAGTATTCAGTTAtatcaacagaaaatggactaaataAAACACTtccagaggccagtgttgtgaagCAAGGGTTAAGCcaaatcccatatctgagtgctggtttaggtctcggctcctccacttccaatccagtttcccactaatgcaccagggaaagctgctgaagatgactcaggtacttgggtcatgccacccatgtgggagaccaggatggagctcctggctcctgacttcaatctggcccaTATCTGGCTattttgcagccatgtggagagtgaaccagcaaatgggagatctccccaaatggccataacacctgaggccaggccaggcagaagccaggagccagaagcttcaagcacctgagccaccaGCTACTGCTTCCAATGGTGTGTATTAGATGGAAGCTGTAATCtgaagcagacaggacttgaaccaaagcaCTCCGATATAAAATGTGGGTgtccatggggccagtgccgtggctcacttggttaatcctctgcctgcagcaccggcatcccatatgggcaccgggttctagtcccggctgctcctcttccagtccagctctttgctgtggcccgggaaggcagtggaggatggcccaagtgcttgggcccctgcacccacatgggagaccaggaggaagcacctggctcctggcttcggatcggcgtagctctggccatagaggccacttggggagtgaaccaaaaggagaaagacctttctctctgtctctccttctaactctgtcaaataaatttaaaaaaaaaaaaaaaaaagtgggtgtcctaagcagcattttcaccattgtgccaaatgtccactcctgaataaacttcaaaaacaagtatttaggggccggtgctgtggcgcagcaggttaatgccctgtcctgaagtgccagcatcccatatggacgccggttctagtcccggctgctcctcttccgatccagctctctgctacggcctgggaaagcagtggaagatggcccaagtgcttaggcacctgtacccacgtaggagacctagaagaagctcctggctcctggtttcagatcagcgcagctccggctgttgcggctatctggggagtgaaccaatgaatggaagacctctctctctctctctctctctctctcttctctctgtgtaattaagactttcaaataaataaatctttttttttttttttttttttgacaggcaggaatggacagtgagagagagagacagagagaaaggtcttcctttgccgttggttcaccctccaatggctgccacggccggcgtgctgcaaccagcgcaccgcgcccatccgatggcaggagccaggtacttatcctggtctcccatggggtgcagggcccaagcacttgggccatcctccactgcactccctggccacagcagagagctggcctggaagaggggcaactgggacagaatccggcgccccgaccgggactagaacccagtgtgctggcgccgcaaggcggaggattagcctagtgagccgtggcgccggcctcaaataaataaatcttaaaaaaaaaaaaaaaaagtatttaagggctggcactgtagcgtactgggttaagccaccatctacggtgctggcattccctataggcaccagttcaagtcctggccactccacttcctttattttttttatatgattgatttatttatttgaaagtcagagttacacacagatagAAAtagtagagagagatagagagatacaggtcttccatccactggttcactctccaattagcagcgacggccagagttgcgccaatctgaagccaggagcctggagcttctttcggtctcccatctgagtgcaggggcccaaggacttggaccatcttctacttctttcgcaggccatagcagaagagctggatcggaagtgaagcagccgggtcacaaaccggtgcccatataggatgacagcactgcaggcagcagctttacccactataccacagcgctagcccccactccacttctgatccagatctttgtaaatctgcctcagaaagcagcagaagatggtccaagcatgtgggcccctgtatccatgtgggagacctggatgaagctcctggctccttacttttttcaggcccagccctggctgttgcagccatttggggagtgaaccagcagatgaaagataccaTTCTCTCCTTCATTACATGCCCccctaattctgactttcaaatttaaaagtctatgggcaccggttctagtcctggctactacatttccaatccagctctctgctatggcctgggaaagctgtttaagaaggcccaactccttgggcccctgcacccacgtgggagacctggaagaagctcctagctcctggcttcggatcagcgcagctctggctgttgcggccaattggggagtgaaccatcggatggaagacctctctctgtctctgcaactctcctctctctgtgtaactctgactttcaaataaaaataaatcaatctttaaaaaaatttgaaaaatcttttaaaaaggaaaaaataagtatttaatagGTAGACCTAGTAGGCTTTGGTGTTTGAGTTTTTTAGATAAGAAAACAAGAGGTATTAAAAATGAGCTCCtgatcgcttctcagccttttggctaagatcaagtgtaaaaatgaGCTCCTGGTTGCCAGCCCCATTCAACTGGCAATTACTGAACAGGAATACAGCAGGAGCAAACTGAGGGCTGACATGAGCTGAATTAGTTCATGTTTTGGATTTAAGATATCTGTGAGATATCCAAGCAGAAATTTCTAGTTTACAGTTGGATGTGTGGATCTCTAGATCAaaagagcaggagggaggcaggagatgtCTTAGGTTAGAAACATAAATTAGATCTAGATGGTAACTGAAGCCATGGAAGATGGGTTCTCACAAAAAAGGAGAAGGTAAAGGGCCTACATCCGAGAGCAAAAGTCAGTGAAGGAGTCCGAGCAGTTGACACAGATAATACAAAGTTAGGAGTATGgtaagggacaggcatttggcctagaggttaagatgccaacattccagaccagaatgcctgggtttgatatcaggtccactttttttttttttttttttttttttgacaggcagagttgagacagtgagagagtgtgtgtgagagagagagagagaggtcttccttttccattggttcatcccccaagtggcctctacggccggtgtgttgcagccggtgtgctgcaccgatccggagccaggagccaggtgcttccccctggtctcccatgcagctgcagggcccaaggacctgggccgtcctcactgcactcccgaggcccactcttgactccagtttctgGCTAaaacagactctgggaggcagcagtgatggctcaagtaattaggttcccaCCAACCAATTTACTGCAATCCAGGTTCTGGAGCAaattagcagatgggagtacTGGCAAGTGTACGCACATACTCTgcttcataattttaaataaataaataaataaaacagtaaggTAAATTAAAAGCcaaaagttttttaaaggaaagaatgaaggccagtgttgtggcagagggttaagccaccacctgcaacaccagcatatgATACGGGTGTcagagtcccaattgctccacttctgatctagctccttgcttctCAGAGtgggaaatcagtaaaagtggtttaagtgtttggatccctgccacccatgtaggagaccaggatggaggtcctggctcctggctttggcctgtcctaacTTCagtgtagtggccatttgggggagtgcataagtggatggaggatccatcgatctctgtctttctccctctaactctgcctttcaaataaatgagtaagtctttcaaaatatatatataaaaatcaaaagtcTCAAATGCTTCTAAGAGGCCAAACAAGATAGTAAGTGTCCACTGAATTTAGAGACATTTATTATCTAAAGACTGACAAGAACTATTCATTGGCAAGGGGGAAAAGAGTGGCAGAGGCTGTCAAACAAGAAAATGTTACAGAACTGAAAGCGCTTAATCTTTGAATGGAAAGAACTAAACAAGAGCCCAGAAAAATGAAAGGTGAGGGAAGGACAGAAAGATTTACATCAAAATACAACACAGTGagagggaataaaaaaaaaactttgaggcccgcattttggcatagtgggtaaagttgctgcctgcaatgccagcatctctgtgagcactggtttgactccaggttgctccacttccaattcagctccctgttaatgtgcctaggaaagcaatgaaagatggcccaagtccttgggcccctacacccacttgggagacccaaagaagttcctggttcctgccttcggtcTGGCCCACCCCTAAGCAACAGGTGGAAAAATTCTGTCTCTcccgctttctctctctgtaactgtgcctttctaataaataaaataaatcttaaaaaaaaaaaaatcttaaaatcaaagagaaaatatcagaaaacaaaTGACATCCAACTTTCAAAAGCAACACCTGAAGCCAAAAGACAAGAATGGAATACAgacttaaaattctaaaataattgtaaatcttaaaaattctaaaaggaggagctggtgctgtggtgtga of the Oryctolagus cuniculus chromosome 15, mOryCun1.1, whole genome shotgun sequence genome contains:
- the LOC100348017 gene encoding large ribosomal subunit protein eL32, which encodes MATLRPLVKPKIVKKRTKKFIRHQSDHYVKIKRNWRKPRGIDNRVQRRFKGQILMPNIDYGSNKKTKHVLPSGFRKFLVHNVKELEVLLMCNKSYCAEIAHNVSSKNRKAIVEKAAQLAIRVTNPNARLRSEENE